In Calliphora vicina unplaced genomic scaffold, idCalVici1.1 scaffold_94, whole genome shotgun sequence, a single genomic region encodes these proteins:
- the LOC135963132 gene encoding RNA-binding protein Musashi homolog Rbp6-like, which translates to YSTLLFPIIVFVSCLYFVVCCNFLVDLTNGQLTPNNNTPLLTQALSVMNNYQAAAAAAHSFAAPSASPHTTTTRQGFPSTNSPGPTIDMYSSSAADNVGYVQATSPQPSGFPIAVSRAPLNYSPGPLIPAAFTNGYH; encoded by the exons TATTCCACTCTTTTATTCCCCATCATCGTTTTTGTTTcctgtttatattttgttgtttgctgCAACTTTTTAGTGGATTTAACTAATGGTCAGCTAACACCAAACAATAATACACCTTTGCTAACTCAGGCATTATCGG tgatGAATAATTATCAAGCTGCTGCAGCAGCCGCCCATAGTTTTGCAGCACCTTCGGCATCGCCTCATACCACCACTACACGGCAAGGGTTTCCATCAACTAATTCTCCGGGGCCCACCATTGATATGTACAGTTCATCGGCCGCCGATAATGTGGGCTATGTACAAGCCACCAGTCCTCAACCCTCAGGGTTTCCGATTGCCGTGAGTCGAGCTCCACTCAACTATAGTCCG